One Microbacterium sp. zg-B96 genomic region harbors:
- a CDS encoding NAD(P)-dependent alcohol dehydrogenase, protein MNADAAVPTTMTAWTQHRYGGAEVVAPEQVPVPSPGPGDVLVRVQATALNSADARIMQGNPLALRLAFGLRRPRTTVQGRDIAGIVVAVGRDVTTLRVGDAVLGEGTGGGLAAFVVVAAARLVRRPDGLDPVVAAALPLAGGTAWQALARAGITGDRARGARVLVVGAGGGVGHFAVQLAARRGADVTAIAGERSLSVVREMGATTVLDHRRTDPATLAAASFDAVLVTAGDNSLRALRRLLIPGGSVVLIGGGTGRIIGPIAMVLRALPMSLVGSRRVRPLTVATKPEITAELARLAGAGELTPHIERVWPLAEANAALAHIASGHTIGKVVVRGD, encoded by the coding sequence ATGAACGCGGATGCCGCAGTCCCCACCACCATGACCGCCTGGACGCAGCACCGCTACGGCGGCGCCGAGGTCGTCGCCCCCGAGCAGGTGCCGGTGCCGTCGCCGGGTCCGGGCGACGTGCTCGTGCGCGTGCAGGCGACGGCGCTCAACTCCGCCGACGCTCGCATCATGCAGGGCAACCCCCTCGCGCTGCGCCTCGCGTTCGGGCTGCGCCGCCCCCGCACCACGGTGCAGGGGCGCGACATCGCCGGCATCGTCGTCGCCGTCGGCCGCGACGTCACGACGCTGCGGGTGGGCGACGCCGTACTCGGCGAGGGCACCGGCGGCGGGCTCGCCGCCTTCGTCGTGGTGGCGGCGGCGCGCCTCGTCCGCCGGCCCGACGGGCTGGACCCCGTCGTCGCTGCCGCGCTGCCGCTGGCCGGTGGCACGGCGTGGCAGGCGCTGGCGCGCGCAGGCATCACCGGCGACAGGGCTCGCGGCGCCCGCGTGCTGGTGGTGGGCGCCGGGGGAGGGGTCGGTCACTTCGCGGTGCAGCTGGCGGCCCGCCGCGGCGCCGACGTCACCGCCATCGCCGGGGAGCGCTCGCTGTCGGTCGTCCGGGAGATGGGGGCCACGACCGTGCTGGACCACCGCCGCACCGACCCGGCCACGCTCGCCGCGGCATCCTTCGATGCCGTGCTGGTCACCGCCGGCGACAACTCACTGCGGGCACTGCGCCGGCTGCTCATCCCCGGCGGGAGCGTCGTGCTCATCGGCGGCGGCACCGGACGAATCATCGGCCCGATCGCGATGGTGCTGCGCGCGCTGCCGATGTCGCTCGTCGGGTCGCGGCGGGTGCGACCCCTCACGGTGGCGACGAAGCCCGAGATCACCGCGGAACTGGCGCGCCTGGCCGGCGCCGGGGAGCTCACGCCGCACATCGAACGGGTGTGGCCACTGGCGGAGGCGAACGCGGCACTGGCGCACATCGCCTCCGGTCACACGATCGGAAAGGTCGTCGTCCGCGGCGATTGA
- a CDS encoding helix-turn-helix transcriptional regulator: MVKPTKVTNDIRTLREAAGLTQAELARRVGVTRQTLIAIEQGKYSPTLELAFQIAHVFGRSLDDVFQYPEEEAS; the protein is encoded by the coding sequence ATGGTCAAGCCCACCAAGGTCACCAACGACATCCGCACGCTGCGCGAGGCGGCAGGGCTGACCCAGGCCGAGCTCGCCCGCCGCGTCGGCGTCACGCGCCAGACGCTCATCGCCATCGAACAGGGCAAGTATTCGCCCACGCTCGAGCTGGCATTCCAGATCGCGCACGTCTTCGGCCGCAGTCTCGACGACGTGTTCCAGTACCCCGAAGAGGAGGCATCATGA